A single window of Oxyura jamaicensis isolate SHBP4307 breed ruddy duck chromosome 3, BPBGC_Ojam_1.0, whole genome shotgun sequence DNA harbors:
- the PUS10 gene encoding tRNA pseudouridine synthase Pus10 isoform X3, with the protein MERATACPDCFKPAKNKQSVFTRMAVIKALEKIKEEDFLKHFPCPPCSPKNLCVALEIQCNNGAVFVAGRYNKYSRNLPQTPWIIDGERKLESSVEELISEHLMAEFKADSFNFSSSGREDVDVRTLGNGRPFAIELVNPRRIHFTAVEMKELQQTINNSSDKIQVRDLQLVTREAIGRMKEGEEEKTKTYSALVWTDKAIQKEDIAFLDDIKELKLDQKTPLRVLHRRPLAVRCRIIHTMKSEYIDEHHFRLHLKTQAGTYIKEFVHGDFGRTKPNIGSLLNRTADILELDVESVDVDWPPALDN; encoded by the exons ATGGAAAG AGCCACAGCCTGTCCGGATTGTTTCAAgccagcaaaaaacaaacag TCTGTTTTCACTAGAATGGCAGTTATTAAAGCCTTAGAGAAGATAAAAGAAGAGGATTTTCTCAA GCATTTTCCATGTCCCCCGTGTTCACCAAAGAACCTCTGCGTTGCACTGGAAATTCAGTGCAATAATGGTGCAGTTTTTGTGGCTG GAAGGTACAATAAATATTCAAGGAATTTACCTCAGACTCCCTGGATTATTGATGGGGAGCGAAAGCTGGAGTCTTCAGTGGAAGAACTGATTTCAGAGCATCTAATGGCAGAGTTCAAAGCAGACA gctttaatttttcttcctctggaagAGAAGATGTGGATGTACGAACACTAGGCAATG GAAGGCCCTTTGCCATTGAGCTTGTGAATCCTCGTAGAATACATTTTACTGCTGTGGAAATGAAGGAACTTCAGCAG aCTATTAATAACTCGTCAGACAAAATACAGGTTCGAGATTTACAGCTTGTCACCAG agAGGCAATTGGTCGTATGAAGGAaggtgaagaggaaaaaacaaagacctATAGTGCCTTAGTATGGACAGACAAAGCAATACAGAAAGAAGATATAGCGTTTCTAGATGATATCAAG GAATTAAAACTTGACCAGAAGACACCTCTCCGGGTTCTTCACAGAAGGCCTCTGGCCGTAAGATGTCGGATCATTCACACCATGAAGTCTGAGTACATAGATGAGCATCACTTTCGCCTGCATCTGAAGACTCAAGCGGGAAC CTACATTAAAGAATTTGTGCATGGAGACTTtggaagaacaaaaccaaatattGGCTCCCTGCTGAACAGAACCGCTGACATTCTGGAGTTGGATGTAGAA TCTGTTGATGTTGACTGGCCTCCAGCCCTGGATAATTAG